The genomic DNA GGTGATGTTTGGCGAATACATCCCGTTTGCCAATCGGTTCCCTTGGCTGTACACGGTCACACCGTTGCAGATGGGGGTCACGCCGGGAGACGCTCCGATCGTCGCGGACGTCAAAGGGGTGAAGGTGCTGCCGAGCGTCTGTTTCGAAACGATGGTGGAACGGGTGACGAACAAGCACTTGCGTCAACTGGCAGCCGAAGGGAAGCCGGCCGATCTTGTCGTCAACGTGACCAACGACGGCTGGTTCGACGATTCGGCGATCCTCGAGCACCATCGACGTTGCAGCCAATTAGTCGCCGCGGCGCATCATACGCCTGTCTTAATGGCGGCCAACGGTGGTCCAACGGTCTCGATCGACAGCAGCGGCCGAGTCGTTGGGCGTCTGCCGCACCAGGACGAATCGTTTTTGATCGCCGATCCGCGGCAGGATCCACGCGTTTCGTTCTATCAACGCGTCGGCGACTGGCCAGCTCGCTTCGCCACGCTGTTGTGTATCTCGCTGGCGATCTCGGGTTGTCGGGGACGACGGCGACGAAAAAAGCAGTTGCCGCTGCCAAGCGTCGAATCGCCAACCGATCTGATCGGCGACGCAGGTTCGGAGCCGCCACGCGTTTAACCGCTATACCGTTCAACGACGGCGTTTCGGACCGTCGAAAGAATTAGCGGCGGGATGTAGTGGACGAGGTTACGAGTCCCAGCGATTTGGTCTGATGCAAAAGGACTCGTAACCTCGTCCGCTACGCTTCGTTAAACGACGGCGCCCGATGGGGACGCGGTTAAGCAACCGCGTCCGTACGGGCGTACGGTGCGGGGCGGATCAGTTGCGATTGCGGCGGAGGTCCAGCGTCATCGGGAACTCTGGATTGCACTCCTCTTTCGGCAGCGAAACCTTGCCGCCGGTGTGACCGATCTTGAAGAATCGGGCCGCGCGGCGACTCTCGGCTTCGAATGCGTTGACCGGGAAACTCGGCGAGTTCAGGCCGGTCGGATTGCTGACGTGGTACTGGCATCCGCCGATCGAACGCTTGTTCCACGAATCGACGAAGTCGAAGATCAGCGGAGAATCGACAGGGATCGTCGGGTGCAGGCAGCTTGGTGGTTGCCAAGCGCGGTAGCGGATGCCGGCGACAAATTGCCCTTCGACGCCCGTCGGATGCAACGGCACGCGACGGCCGTTGCATGTCAGCACGTGCCGCGTATCGGTCATCCCCGAGACCTTGACCTGCAGTCGTTCGACCGAGGAATCGACAAAACGAGCGGTCCCGCCGCCGGCGGCTTCTTCGCCCAACACGTACCACGGTTCGATCGCTTTCCGCAATTCGACGTGAATCGATTGTTGGGTGAATTCGCCCATCACGGGGAAGCGGAATTCTTGATGCGCCCCGAACCATTGGTGTTCGAAATCGAAGCCGCACTCGCGAAGATCGTCGACGACATCGCTGAAATCCTGCCAAACAAAATGAGGCAGCATGAAGCGATCGTGCAGTGTGGTGCTCCAGTCGACCATCTCGGTTTCGTACGGTTGTTCCCAGAATCGAGCGACCAGACCGCGGATCAGCAATTGTTGCGTCAGGCTCATGCGTGCGTGCGGTGGCATCTCGAAACCGCGGAACTCCACGAGTCCCAACCGCCCCGTCGCCGAATCGGGCGAATAAAGCTTATCGATGCAGAACTCGGCCCGATGCGTGTTGCCGGTCACATCGACCAACAGGTGTCGGAAGATGCGATCGACCAGCCATGGCGGAGTCGTTTCGCCACGGCGAATCTGGTCGCAGGCGATCTTCAATTCGTAGATCGCGTCGGTCCGCGATTCGTCGCAGCGTGGCGCTTGGCTGGTCGGGCCGATGAACTTGCCGCTGAACAGATACGACAGCGACGGATGGTTGTGCCAGTAGCTGACGAAACTTTTCAGCAGATCGGGGCGACGCAGGAACGGGCTGTCGGCCGGTGTCTGTCCGCCCAGCACGACGTGGTTGCCGCCGCCGGTTCCGGTGTGCTGCCCGTCGAGATCGAACTTCTCGGTTCCCAATCGCGTGTGGCGCGCGTCTTCGTAGACGCCGTTGGTGATGTCGACCAATTCGGTCCAGTCTTGAGCCGGATGGACATTGACTTCGATCACGCCCGGATCGGGAGTCACTCGCATGACTTGCAATCGCGAATCGTGCGGCGGTTGGTAGCCTTCGATCGTGACCGGCGTTTCCAGTTCTTCGGCGGTCGCTTCGATCGCCGAGATCAGTTCCAAGAACGATTCCAAGCGGTCGGTCGGCGGCAGGAAGACGTGCAGCCGGCCTTCGCGTGCTTCGACGCACAGGGCCGTCGGCACGATTTGCGATTCATCAGCCACTTGCGTGTCGACCGACATGTGGTCGGGGCCACCCTGTTCGTTTCCACCCGGCGGAATCGCTCCGTTGCTCGGCGAACCGTCCCCACCGTTCCAGCCGCTGGTGCCGTGAGCTTGCGAAGTGGGCGAACCGCCGACGGTCGCAAACTGCTGTACTGGTGTGAGGGCTTCGGTCACGTCGACCCGCATGTTCCCATGGCTGATCGCTTCGGAAACGACATGTCGCAGATGGCTTTGCCGAATCTGGTCGCTGGTTTGCAGATGGCCGACAGGTTCCATCGGGTCGCGATCGAAGAAGTCCAACGCGTGTTCGGGCTTGTCGACATAGGTCAACGATTGCAACGGCAACCGGTAGCCCATCGGCGAATCGCCGGGCAGCAGGAACATCTCTTCGGATCGAACCTTCCACGGTCCGCTGGTCCAGTGTGGCGAATCGGTCCACCAGACATGCCGCAGCGGCAGGACAACGCCGACGGCTTGCGTGAGCCCTTGTTCGAAGATCCTCGCGATCCGCTCACGCTCTTCTTGCGACTCCAGTTTCGAATCGCGGACGTCGACGTTCGAAGGCAGACGACGTTCGCGCCACATGTAGTACATCGCGTCTTCGTAGCCGCAGGCAACGTGTTGCGGATTCGCTCCCAATCGGGTCGCCAATCGCTTCGCAAAACGCTCCGCATCTTCGGCGGTGTGGCCGTAATCGGTTTCAACGTTTGCCAACCACCGGTCATCGCGCCAGATCGGTTGGCCATCTTTACGCCAGAAGATCGCCATCGCCCATCGCGGCAGCGGTTCGCCGGGGTACCATTTGCCTTGGCCAAAGTGCAACACGCCGCCGCTGCTGAACCGCGACTTCAGCCGCAGCAACAGATCGTAAGAGAGTCCACGTTTGGTTGGCCCAACCGCGGCGGTCTGCCATTCCTCGCCATCCATATCGTCGATCGAGACGAAGGTTGGTTCGCCACCCATCGTCAGGCGGACGTCGCCGCGCTGCAGATGTTCGTCGATCTCATGCCCCAGGGCTTCGATCCGGTTCCATTGCGAATCGCTGTAGGGGAGCGTGACGCGCGGATCCTCGTGGATGCGCGTGACCGACATCTTGTGCTCGAACTCGACCTCGCATTCGTCCAGCGTTCCGGTGATCGGAGCGGCCGAGGTTGGTTGAGGTGTGCAGGCCAACGGGATGTGTCCCTCGCCAGCGAACAGACCGCTGGTTGGGTCCAGCCCGATCCAACCAGCGCCCGGCAGGAAGACCTCTGCCCAAGCATGCAGGTCGGTAAAGTCGACTTCGGTTCCCGAGGGACCATCCAGCGACTTCTCGTCGGCTTTTAATTGGATCAGATAACCCGAAACGAACCGCGCCGCGAAG from Rosistilla carotiformis includes the following:
- a CDS encoding transglutaminase family protein; amino-acid sequence: MTIRVSLNHQTIYRYDRTINLGPQVIRLRPAAHSRTPINSYSLKVTPADHYLNWQQDPFGNYLARCVFNEQVKEFKVEVDVVATMTVVNPFDFFLEPEATEYPFSYDAESLEELRPYLQRGATGPKMHAFLGSLDYTPRRTIDFLVDLNSKLQSHIAYTLRMEPGVQSPEQTLTLCSGSCRDSGWLMVQLLRQLGFAARFVSGYLIQLKADEKSLDGPSGTEVDFTDLHAWAEVFLPGAGWIGLDPTSGLFAGEGHIPLACTPQPTSAAPITGTLDECEVEFEHKMSVTRIHEDPRVTLPYSDSQWNRIEALGHEIDEHLQRGDVRLTMGGEPTFVSIDDMDGEEWQTAAVGPTKRGLSYDLLLRLKSRFSSGGVLHFGQGKWYPGEPLPRWAMAIFWRKDGQPIWRDDRWLANVETDYGHTAEDAERFAKRLATRLGANPQHVACGYEDAMYYMWRERRLPSNVDVRDSKLESQEERERIARIFEQGLTQAVGVVLPLRHVWWTDSPHWTSGPWKVRSEEMFLLPGDSPMGYRLPLQSLTYVDKPEHALDFFDRDPMEPVGHLQTSDQIRQSHLRHVVSEAISHGNMRVDVTEALTPVQQFATVGGSPTSQAHGTSGWNGGDGSPSNGAIPPGGNEQGGPDHMSVDTQVADESQIVPTALCVEAREGRLHVFLPPTDRLESFLELISAIEATAEELETPVTIEGYQPPHDSRLQVMRVTPDPGVIEVNVHPAQDWTELVDITNGVYEDARHTRLGTEKFDLDGQHTGTGGGNHVVLGGQTPADSPFLRRPDLLKSFVSYWHNHPSLSYLFSGKFIGPTSQAPRCDESRTDAIYELKIACDQIRRGETTPPWLVDRIFRHLLVDVTGNTHRAEFCIDKLYSPDSATGRLGLVEFRGFEMPPHARMSLTQQLLIRGLVARFWEQPYETEMVDWSTTLHDRFMLPHFVWQDFSDVVDDLRECGFDFEHQWFGAHQEFRFPVMGEFTQQSIHVELRKAIEPWYVLGEEAAGGGTARFVDSSVERLQVKVSGMTDTRHVLTCNGRRVPLHPTGVEGQFVAGIRYRAWQPPSCLHPTIPVDSPLIFDFVDSWNKRSIGGCQYHVSNPTGLNSPSFPVNAFEAESRRAARFFKIGHTGGKVSLPKEECNPEFPMTLDLRRNRN